From one Haloferax marinisediminis genomic stretch:
- a CDS encoding CheF family chemotaxis protein yields the protein MVEQARARTPEGGDVAESELLQAYRRQKSEPTDKREQNERKQSKQRQEKRTANGESIVVDFVASFVAGGNASFEPVKGRVLMSQRRLILATSNSKTDIPITSIFDIAVGQVPPEVEEFFDYTVMVGYIIGRRRRTTVIGGDRETIEKFTLLLFRAVLNGSQAQVTHPARIGGRVLDTPRRPSGLHLDYEAVTFPDNDGPLTEHGEPFHIDLASVIFFEVLERTVDDEKRLVLSVQHVEQGKTVTSEISLKSRRKMNILGRYLRLVYHWIKSNVRDVEVTEQGLEVLVGLYSAGEMAAEVDFSELLGVEQAVLDDALETLNDEKLIEDDSLPTSLTPQGRFVVNEEIEDVNV from the coding sequence ATGGTCGAACAAGCACGTGCTCGAACGCCCGAGGGAGGTGACGTCGCAGAGAGCGAACTCCTGCAAGCGTATCGTCGGCAGAAGTCCGAGCCAACGGACAAACGCGAACAGAACGAACGGAAGCAGTCGAAACAGCGCCAAGAAAAGCGCACTGCCAACGGAGAGTCTATCGTCGTCGACTTCGTCGCCAGTTTCGTCGCCGGTGGCAACGCATCGTTCGAACCCGTCAAGGGGCGCGTCCTGATGAGTCAACGTCGACTCATCCTCGCCACCTCGAACTCGAAGACCGACATCCCCATCACGTCCATCTTCGACATCGCCGTCGGACAGGTCCCACCGGAAGTCGAGGAGTTCTTCGACTACACGGTGATGGTTGGATACATCATCGGGAGACGCCGACGAACGACCGTCATCGGTGGTGACCGCGAGACTATCGAGAAGTTCACCCTGTTGTTGTTCCGTGCGGTACTCAACGGGTCGCAAGCGCAGGTTACACATCCTGCCCGAATCGGAGGTCGCGTCCTCGATACACCGCGCCGACCCTCCGGACTCCACCTCGACTACGAGGCAGTCACGTTCCCGGACAACGACGGCCCACTCACTGAACACGGCGAACCGTTCCACATCGACCTCGCGAGCGTCATCTTCTTCGAAGTCCTCGAACGGACAGTCGACGACGAAAAGCGGCTCGTCCTCTCGGTCCAGCACGTCGAACAGGGGAAAACGGTCACGTCCGAGATATCCCTCAAATCCCGGCGGAAGATGAACATCCTCGGGCGCTACCTCCGACTCGTCTACCACTGGATCAAGTCCAACGTGCGCGACGTGGAGGTCACAGAACAGGGCCTCGAAGTGCTCGTCGGTCTCTACTCCGCCGGCGAGATGGCCGCAGAAGTCGACTTTAGCGAACTCCTCGGCGTCGAACAGGCAGTCCTCGACGACGCGCTGGAGACCCTCAACGACGAGAAACTCATCGAAGACGACTCGCTGCCAACCTCGCTCACGCCACAGGGTCGGTTCGTCGTGAACGAAGAGATAGAAGACGTGAACGTCTGA
- the cheB gene encoding chemotaxis-specific protein-glutamate methyltransferase CheB, which yields MSTSPAGGPTRAVVVDDSRFMRTLIRTLLEDADVDVVADASNGREAISVVGEHRPDVVTMDIEMPEMNGLDAVEGIMDECPTPVLMLSAHAEEDADVTFEALDRGAVDFVTKPGGEVTSEMPRVKRELVEKIQSAAAVDLRATQRRSRPPKTETKRRPKSESTTPKPSLTALPQEGSTLVIGASTGGPNVVERVLAALPAEAGLRVIVVQHMPEGFTNRFAERLDGRCDYDVREAEDGERIGPGQVRIAPGGSHLLVTGDRAGRLTLHLSDDEPLHGVKPAIDLTMASAAEVVDAPLAGVLLTGMGRDGVEGMSRISRAGGHTVAQDEATSAIFGMPKRAIEAGCVDVIAPDGRITDETLRGIST from the coding sequence ATGAGCACGTCTCCCGCCGGTGGGCCGACCCGTGCCGTCGTCGTCGACGACTCACGGTTCATGCGGACGCTGATTCGAACACTCCTCGAAGACGCAGACGTCGACGTGGTCGCCGACGCGAGCAACGGGAGAGAGGCGATTTCGGTTGTCGGTGAACACCGTCCCGACGTGGTGACGATGGACATCGAGATGCCCGAGATGAACGGCCTCGACGCGGTCGAAGGCATCATGGACGAGTGTCCGACACCCGTCCTCATGCTCTCGGCCCACGCCGAAGAGGACGCCGACGTCACGTTCGAAGCACTCGACAGAGGCGCAGTGGACTTCGTGACCAAACCCGGTGGCGAAGTCACCTCCGAGATGCCTCGCGTGAAACGCGAACTCGTCGAGAAGATTCAGTCCGCCGCGGCAGTGGACCTCCGCGCCACGCAACGACGGTCACGCCCACCGAAGACCGAGACGAAACGCCGACCCAAATCCGAGTCGACGACGCCGAAACCCTCTCTCACGGCACTGCCGCAAGAGGGGTCGACGCTCGTCATCGGCGCATCGACTGGCGGGCCGAACGTGGTCGAACGAGTCCTCGCTGCACTTCCGGCGGAGGCGGGGCTCCGGGTCATCGTCGTCCAACACATGCCGGAGGGCTTTACGAACCGATTCGCCGAACGACTCGACGGTCGCTGTGACTACGACGTTCGAGAGGCCGAAGATGGCGAACGAATCGGCCCCGGGCAGGTTCGAATCGCGCCGGGTGGATCACACCTCCTCGTCACCGGTGACCGTGCCGGCCGACTCACCCTCCACCTCTCCGACGACGAACCACTCCACGGCGTCAAACCAGCAATCGACCTCACGATGGCCTCGGCGGCCGAAGTTGTCGACGCACCGCTCGCCGGTGTGCTGTTGACCGGAATGGGTCGCGACGGCGTCGAGGGGATGTCTCGAATCAGTCGTGCAGGCGGTCACACGGTCGCACAGGACGAAGCAACATCAGCAATCTTCGGGATGCCGAAGCGAGCCATCGAAGCAGGCTGTGTCGACGTTATCGCACCCGACGGGCGCATCACCGACGAAACACTTCGCGGGATTTCTACCTGA
- a CDS encoding type II/IV secretion system ATPase subunit, translating to MATEHGSARLSDDLKRLAMKWPHLRDHLKRFRQITGEFPMLVDEPGDYESRRPNILYHLGGPVFCQIYGNFGETTKYYVIEPEMDDDELEVFARVKDKLLERSVSKPAPEESADYEERIEELLEEIVRIEGEDHGPLESVAKRLDVAGIEVSQVTYDKIEYRLVRDIVGLGPLEPIMRDPENEDIHVIGPRQVDVDHGTFGLLETSVEFDSKEQFDNWLRNMGERIGDPVSDAHPIVDSTLPDGSRINIIYSDDVSLKGSSLTIRQGDDVPLSILQITKWGTVSPELAAYLWIALENERTVFVVGETASGKTTTLNAILSFIPQDSKIYTAEDTAEVLPPHDTWQQLLTREGRGSDSEVDMFDLVAAALRSRPDYIIVGEVRGEEGRMAFQAAQTGHPVMLTFHASDIVSMIQRFTGDPINVPETFMSNCDIALFQNRVKRGNDILRRVTSVQEIEGYSKEMGGVVTREVFYWDPVNDEIVFQGMNNSFIMEQKVATLLGYDDTRKIYDDIKFRAELIRRAIQENVLGYHEVNELIEDYYRDGTEGLPFDMARV from the coding sequence ATGGCGACCGAACACGGCTCTGCCAGACTCTCGGACGACCTCAAGCGCCTCGCCATGAAGTGGCCGCACCTGCGGGACCACCTCAAGCGGTTCCGACAGATTACGGGTGAGTTTCCGATGCTCGTCGACGAACCCGGCGACTACGAGTCGCGTCGTCCGAACATCCTCTACCATCTCGGTGGCCCCGTGTTCTGCCAAATCTACGGCAACTTCGGTGAGACGACCAAGTACTACGTCATCGAACCGGAGATGGACGACGACGAACTCGAGGTGTTCGCTCGGGTGAAAGACAAACTGCTCGAACGCAGTGTCTCCAAGCCGGCACCCGAAGAGAGTGCCGACTACGAAGAGCGAATCGAAGAGCTCCTCGAAGAAATCGTCCGTATCGAAGGCGAAGACCACGGGCCACTCGAATCGGTGGCGAAACGACTCGACGTCGCTGGTATCGAAGTCTCGCAGGTGACCTACGACAAAATCGAGTACCGATTGGTCCGCGACATCGTCGGTCTCGGCCCGCTCGAACCGATTATGCGCGACCCGGAGAACGAAGACATTCACGTCATCGGCCCCCGACAGGTCGACGTTGACCACGGGACGTTCGGGTTGTTGGAGACGAGCGTCGAGTTCGACAGCAAAGAACAGTTCGACAACTGGCTTCGCAACATGGGTGAGCGCATCGGTGACCCCGTCTCCGACGCCCACCCCATCGTCGACTCGACGCTCCCAGACGGGTCGCGTATCAACATCATCTACTCCGACGACGTGTCGCTGAAAGGGTCGTCGCTCACGATTCGTCAGGGTGACGATGTTCCGCTCTCCATCCTGCAGATTACGAAGTGGGGGACGGTCTCACCCGAACTCGCGGCGTACCTCTGGATTGCACTGGAGAACGAACGGACCGTGTTCGTCGTCGGGGAGACGGCGTCGGGCAAGACCACGACGCTCAACGCCATTCTCTCGTTCATCCCACAGGATTCGAAGATTTACACCGCAGAGGACACCGCCGAAGTGTTGCCACCGCACGATACGTGGCAGCAACTCCTCACGCGTGAAGGGCGTGGCTCTGACTCCGAAGTCGACATGTTCGACCTCGTTGCGGCGGCGCTTCGTTCCCGTCCCGACTACATCATCGTCGGGGAGGTTCGTGGCGAGGAAGGCCGCATGGCGTTCCAGGCAGCACAGACCGGTCACCCGGTCATGCTCACGTTCCACGCATCCGACATCGTCTCGATGATTCAGCGGTTCACGGGCGACCCCATCAACGTCCCCGAGACGTTCATGTCGAACTGTGACATCGCGCTGTTCCAGAACCGCGTGAAGCGTGGCAACGACATCCTCCGACGCGTGACGAGTGTCCAAGAGATAGAGGGGTACTCGAAGGAGATGGGCGGTGTCGTCACTCGTGAGGTGTTCTACTGGGACCCCGTCAACGACGAGATCGTGTTCCAGGGGATGAACAACTCGTTCATCATGGAACAGAAAGTCGCGACGCTCCTCGGGTACGACGACACGCGGAAGATTTACGACGACATCAAGTTCCGGGCAGAGCTCATCCGCCGTGCGATACAGGAGAACGTCCTCGGCTACCACGAAGTGAACGAACTCATCGAGGACTACTACCGAGACGGCACCGAGGGACTGCCGTTCGACATGGCGAGGGTGTAA
- a CDS encoding CheR family methyltransferase translates to MSSSSAGDADFERLLEYIEDSLRFQTSSYNDAYLDRRISARMRRRRVDEYDEYQNLLRTEDDEQAALLDALSVNVTSFFRNPKVWDALRDVLRDLSSRGSRHDPIKVWSAACSDGREAYSLAMLAHDDDHVDERRIEIVGTDIKREILRAARNGEYRASETNDIAEQLDPIGRWDRYVDRDGDIFRVKDKITDMVRFSRRDLIREDPPGTFDLVVCRNLFIYINAESKRAVFETLGSALKPNGYLTIGMTETIPPRVRTQFDPVEKRLRIYRASDAAAQR, encoded by the coding sequence ATGTCCTCGTCCAGTGCTGGGGATGCAGACTTCGAACGACTCTTGGAGTACATCGAAGACTCGCTGCGGTTCCAGACGAGTTCGTACAACGACGCCTACCTCGACCGGCGTATCTCTGCCCGAATGCGTCGGCGACGGGTCGACGAGTACGACGAGTATCAGAACCTGTTGCGTACGGAAGACGACGAACAGGCCGCGCTCCTCGACGCGCTCTCTGTCAACGTGACCAGTTTCTTCCGAAACCCGAAGGTCTGGGACGCACTCCGAGACGTCCTTCGTGACCTGAGTTCGAGGGGAAGCAGACACGACCCAATCAAGGTATGGAGCGCCGCCTGTTCGGACGGCCGTGAGGCGTACTCCCTCGCGATGCTCGCACACGACGACGACCACGTGGACGAACGACGAATCGAAATCGTCGGTACCGACATCAAACGCGAGATACTCCGCGCTGCACGAAACGGCGAGTACCGCGCCTCGGAGACGAACGACATCGCCGAACAACTCGACCCAATCGGGCGCTGGGACCGCTACGTCGACCGGGATGGCGACATCTTCCGCGTCAAAGACAAAATCACGGACATGGTCCGCTTCAGCAGGCGTGACCTCATCCGTGAAGACCCTCCGGGGACGTTCGACCTCGTCGTCTGTCGGAATCTGTTCATCTACATCAACGCCGAGTCGAAGCGTGCCGTCTTCGAGACGCTCGGGTCGGCCCTCAAGCCGAACGGCTACCTCACCATCGGGATGACCGAGACGATTCCGCCACGCGTTCGAACACAGTTCGACCCCGTCGAGAAACGACTGCGTATCTACCGCGCGAGCGACGCCGCGGCTCAGAGATAA
- a CDS encoding chemotaxis protein CheW produces the protein MRQDAITPDVAADDADEDSTEEVQVLEFQLGPETYCVDIEYVSEIVDKGQLTAVPNSPEYVEGVMDLRGRTTSIINPKSLFNIDDEGDSKRIVIFDPNRFEDEAATGWLVDEVYQVVRVSMNDVEDPPLEKDDSIEGVIKRDGELVVWISPVHAIE, from the coding sequence ATGCGACAGGATGCAATCACGCCCGACGTGGCAGCGGACGACGCGGATGAAGACTCCACAGAAGAGGTGCAAGTCCTCGAATTCCAACTGGGGCCGGAGACGTACTGCGTCGATATCGAATACGTGAGCGAAATCGTCGACAAGGGTCAACTCACGGCCGTTCCGAACTCCCCCGAGTACGTCGAGGGCGTGATGGACTTGCGCGGCCGGACGACATCCATCATCAACCCGAAGTCGCTGTTCAACATCGACGACGAGGGCGACTCGAAGCGCATCGTCATCTTCGACCCCAACCGGTTCGAAGACGAAGCAGCGACGGGATGGCTGGTCGACGAAGTGTATCAGGTCGTCCGCGTCTCGATGAACGACGTCGAAGACCCACCGTTAGAGAAAGACGACTCCATCGAGGGCGTCATCAAGCGTGATGGGGAACTCGTCGTCTGGATTTCGCCGGTCCACGCAATCGAGTAA
- a CDS encoding CheF family chemotaxis protein yields the protein MKPGEHKLGDTRGRFLQVIKNGRERHDVDWTSGRILLSNKRLILAGTAGKRTIPLGDIEKLGGRFDVNQRIATVSDYFSLRIPSGVVLLAPVDYDEFETDFFGALLNSEQFLARHPAVAGGVVQNTEWENSRLKVEEEAVSMATVGGKFVEIRLDDIGAIKTGERKVDDDVRSVIEVEHSDDEGTSLQTYISGPERAITFLYSLLREGEELSETSIELSETDKQVLTALYSGVAPFDIPDFLGLDVDKVEELFERLIDHNVVEEVRIRHEVQLNARGRNIASDAINEQ from the coding sequence ATGAAACCCGGTGAACACAAACTTGGAGACACTCGCGGACGCTTCCTCCAGGTTATCAAGAACGGCCGGGAGCGACACGACGTCGACTGGACGAGTGGCCGGATTCTCCTGTCGAACAAACGGCTCATCCTCGCAGGCACGGCAGGAAAACGGACGATCCCACTCGGGGATATCGAGAAACTCGGCGGCCGATTCGACGTCAATCAGCGAATCGCGACCGTCTCTGACTACTTCAGCCTCCGAATCCCATCGGGCGTCGTCCTCCTCGCACCGGTCGACTACGACGAGTTCGAGACCGATTTCTTCGGTGCGCTGCTGAACTCCGAGCAGTTCCTCGCGCGACACCCGGCGGTCGCTGGTGGCGTCGTCCAGAACACCGAGTGGGAGAACTCACGACTGAAAGTCGAAGAAGAGGCCGTGAGTATGGCAACCGTCGGTGGCAAGTTCGTCGAGATTCGCCTCGACGACATCGGCGCAATCAAGACGGGCGAACGGAAGGTCGACGACGACGTTCGGAGCGTCATCGAAGTCGAACACTCAGACGACGAAGGGACGAGTCTCCAGACGTACATCTCCGGGCCAGAACGAGCGATTACGTTCCTCTACTCACTCTTACGCGAAGGCGAGGAACTCTCGGAGACCTCTATCGAGTTGAGCGAGACGGACAAGCAGGTGCTCACCGCGCTCTACTCTGGGGTCGCCCCGTTCGATATCCCTGACTTCCTCGGCCTCGACGTCGACAAAGTAGAGGAACTGTTCGAACGCCTCATCGACCACAACGTCGTCGAAGAAGTTCGCATACGGCACGAAGTGCAGTTGAATGCCCGTGGCCGCAACATCGCGTCCGACGCCATCAACGAGCAGTAG
- the flaJ gene encoding archaellar assembly protein FlaJ, translating into MAGETNASVQAVQVRDFVSDVVESYEKMPMDLSRYLVFVLGPGIVAFLLSIAGAIALPLPILVRIPVFMLGALLLGGAVLYPRLLVEQTRRSLENQIHLLITHMTVLSTTNIDRVAVFRTLAREEEYGELATEMNRIVQLVDAWNQSLDDACVRRAREVPSKPLSDFLDRLAYAINAGQSIDDFLLGEQNAMIQKYITVYESALGNLEVMKDLYLSMILSMTFAIINAIVLPILTGTDATMTIGAVIVLFVFVQLGFYFVIRTMSPHDPLWYHQRDYRTKADRQIDITLYGAVGLSIAMVFVLAMGTFNLTIVGEIVRPIMVDLPVPLLISTPLTPLAVPGIVARRHEKQIGERDDEYPGFIRALGASETAKQSTTTAVLETLRKKDFGVLSREIGRLHTRLRMRLDPDRSWFFFTAESNSYLIQKFSEMYNVGRSMGGKPKLLGELISRNMNEIIKLRRQRKQSTITLIGVLYGITASASFAFFIGLEVVEILASFSTQMNLDSLQFGTLIYAGVYDVPFIEYMLTLIILFNALLSSLMIRMVDGGHKANAYLHFVALVWVGSLMAVATSSLAGALISI; encoded by the coding sequence ATGGCCGGGGAAACGAACGCGTCGGTGCAAGCGGTTCAGGTTCGAGACTTCGTCAGCGACGTCGTCGAGTCGTACGAGAAGATGCCGATGGACCTCTCGCGGTACCTCGTGTTCGTGCTTGGACCCGGTATCGTGGCGTTTCTCCTCTCTATCGCCGGTGCAATCGCACTTCCTCTCCCCATCCTCGTCCGCATCCCCGTGTTCATGCTCGGGGCGCTGCTCCTCGGGGGTGCAGTCCTCTACCCGCGTCTCCTCGTCGAACAGACCCGGCGAAGCCTCGAAAACCAGATTCACCTGCTCATCACGCATATGACGGTGCTTTCGACGACGAACATCGACCGCGTCGCCGTCTTCCGCACGCTCGCGCGTGAAGAAGAATACGGTGAGTTGGCGACGGAGATGAACCGCATCGTCCAACTGGTCGACGCGTGGAATCAGTCGCTCGACGACGCCTGTGTCCGACGCGCACGCGAGGTGCCGTCGAAACCGCTCTCAGACTTCCTCGACAGACTCGCGTACGCCATCAACGCCGGTCAGAGCATCGACGACTTCCTGCTCGGTGAGCAGAACGCGATGATTCAGAAATACATCACCGTCTACGAGAGCGCCCTCGGGAACCTCGAGGTGATGAAAGACCTCTACCTCTCGATGATTCTCTCGATGACGTTCGCTATCATCAACGCCATCGTGCTTCCCATCCTCACCGGGACGGACGCGACGATGACGATTGGTGCAGTCATCGTGCTCTTCGTCTTCGTCCAGCTGGGCTTTTACTTCGTCATCCGGACGATGTCCCCACACGACCCCCTGTGGTACCACCAGCGAGACTACCGAACGAAAGCCGACCGCCAGATCGACATCACCCTGTACGGTGCTGTCGGCCTCTCTATCGCCATGGTGTTCGTCCTCGCGATGGGAACGTTCAATCTGACCATCGTCGGCGAAATCGTCCGCCCAATCATGGTCGACCTGCCGGTTCCGCTCCTCATCTCGACCCCACTGACGCCGCTGGCCGTCCCGGGTATCGTCGCCCGGCGTCACGAGAAGCAAATCGGCGAACGCGACGACGAGTACCCCGGATTCATCCGTGCGCTCGGGGCGTCCGAGACGGCAAAGCAGAGTACGACGACGGCCGTGTTGGAGACGCTCCGGAAGAAAGACTTCGGGGTTCTCTCTCGTGAAATCGGCCGTCTGCACACCAGACTTCGGATGCGTCTCGACCCCGACCGGTCGTGGTTCTTCTTCACCGCCGAGTCGAACTCCTACCTCATCCAGAAGTTCAGTGAGATGTACAACGTCGGCCGGTCGATGGGTGGGAAGCCGAAACTCCTCGGTGAACTCATCAGTCGGAACATGAACGAGATTATCAAACTCCGTCGGCAGCGCAAGCAGTCGACGATTACGCTCATCGGTGTCCTCTACGGCATCACGGCGTCTGCGTCGTTCGCGTTCTTCATCGGCCTCGAAGTCGTCGAGATTCTCGCGTCGTTTTCGACGCAGATGAACCTCGACAGCCTCCAGTTCGGGACGCTCATCTACGCAGGCGTCTACGACGTGCCGTTCATCGAGTACATGCTCACCCTCATCATCCTGTTCAACGCCCTCCTCTCTTCGCTCATGATTCGGATGGTCGACGGCGGCCACAAGGCGAACGCGTACCTCCACTTCGTGGCGCTCGTCTGGGTCGGGTCGCTCATGGCAGTCGCCACCTCGTCGCTCGCAGGAGCGCTGATCAGCATATGA
- a CDS encoding chemotaxis protein CheA, which translates to MDEELYQAFITESEESITQLNNSLLSLESNPDDTDAIDDIFRQAHTLKGNFGAMGFDNAATVAHAVEDLLDEIRHERLDVTAERMDLVFDGMDLIVDILHDIEENGESTTDPTETVEEIRAAAQTGGDTGNSEQVASDGPSREDVDLLSLAAERVDVDAIDAATLAHAYVELGAGQMKSVDAGIFLSNIPERVDVVGFSPSRDAIECGEFDDGFDLFVANLAPKAVESRLGDLWKVESVDATDVSDVLDGVASAVPDSDETVDADATEQAVDADASQQVEPADDVADADTDEFSADEPSADDASGLFSDDSDADVTTDSDTDQSSDTSDEKSVDTSADENTKTDADDGDKDASNDADADDGESNDKKEAQSISAVKSVRVDVDQLDELHELVEQLVTSRIKLRNAIDEEQHTALDTLDELDKISSNLQNTVMDMRLIPLKKVFDKFPRLVRDLAREQDKRVSFTVEGADIELDRTILDEISDPLMHVLRNAVDHGIEEPDVREANGKPRMGTIRLSAQRQHDTVIVTVEDDGGGIDADAVRDKVVAEGVETREEMNAMPDSEVYDYIFHPGLSTNDEITDVSGRGVGMDVVKTTVESLDGAVSVESEPGQGSTVNIRLPVSVAIIKVLFVQVDDREFGVPIKYIDEISRRERVQSVNGAEVIVHEDTIFPLIRLREALEIDAPELDHGMVVRIRPDDRQVALHCDGVTKQEEVVVTPLQGPLSGVDGLSGTAVIGDGNVIPILDVSTLELPAEGKHAMREFDPSELPNTVEEAAD; encoded by the coding sequence ATGGACGAAGAACTCTACCAGGCATTCATCACCGAGAGCGAAGAGAGCATCACGCAGTTGAACAACTCCCTCCTGTCGTTAGAGTCCAACCCCGACGACACCGACGCCATCGACGACATCTTCCGGCAGGCACACACCCTGAAGGGGAACTTCGGTGCGATGGGCTTCGACAACGCCGCGACGGTCGCACACGCCGTCGAAGACCTCCTCGACGAGATTCGTCACGAACGGCTCGACGTAACTGCCGAGCGGATGGACCTCGTCTTCGACGGGATGGACCTCATCGTGGACATCCTCCACGACATCGAGGAGAACGGCGAATCGACGACCGACCCCACCGAGACGGTCGAAGAGATTCGTGCCGCCGCCCAGACCGGCGGTGACACGGGAAACTCGGAGCAGGTGGCATCTGACGGCCCCTCCCGCGAAGACGTCGACCTCCTTTCACTCGCTGCCGAGCGTGTGGATGTCGACGCCATCGACGCGGCAACCCTCGCACACGCCTACGTCGAACTCGGCGCGGGCCAGATGAAAAGTGTCGACGCCGGCATCTTCCTCAGCAACATCCCCGAGCGCGTCGATGTCGTCGGGTTCTCTCCGTCACGAGACGCCATCGAATGTGGCGAGTTCGACGACGGATTCGACCTGTTCGTCGCCAACCTCGCTCCCAAAGCAGTCGAATCGAGACTCGGCGACCTCTGGAAGGTCGAATCCGTCGACGCGACCGACGTCTCCGACGTACTCGACGGTGTTGCGTCCGCTGTTCCCGATTCAGACGAGACTGTCGATGCGGACGCGACCGAACAGGCTGTCGATGCGGACGCAAGCCAGCAGGTCGAACCTGCCGACGACGTAGCAGACGCGGACACTGACGAATTCTCCGCAGACGAACCGTCGGCGGACGACGCCAGCGGACTCTTCAGCGACGATTCGGACGCCGATGTCACCACCGACAGTGACACCGACCAGAGTTCGGACACCAGTGACGAGAAGAGCGTGGACACCAGCGCCGACGAGAACACGAAAACCGACGCCGATGACGGAGACAAAGACGCCAGCAACGACGCTGACGCTGACGACGGCGAATCGAACGACAAGAAGGAGGCACAGTCCATCTCCGCAGTCAAGTCCGTCCGTGTCGACGTCGACCAGCTCGACGAACTCCACGAACTCGTCGAGCAACTCGTGACGAGTCGGATCAAACTCCGAAACGCCATCGACGAAGAACAGCACACGGCGCTCGACACGCTCGACGAACTGGACAAAATCTCGTCGAACCTCCAGAACACCGTCATGGACATGCGCCTCATCCCGCTGAAGAAGGTGTTCGACAAGTTCCCACGGCTCGTTCGTGACCTCGCACGCGAACAGGACAAGCGTGTCTCGTTCACCGTCGAGGGCGCGGATATCGAACTCGACCGGACCATCCTCGACGAGATTTCAGACCCATTGATGCACGTGCTCCGGAACGCCGTCGACCACGGCATCGAAGAACCCGACGTGCGCGAAGCCAACGGCAAACCGCGGATGGGGACGATTAGACTCTCCGCACAGCGACAACACGACACTGTCATCGTGACGGTCGAAGACGATGGCGGCGGTATCGACGCCGACGCCGTCCGCGACAAAGTCGTCGCTGAGGGCGTCGAGACCCGCGAAGAGATGAACGCGATGCCCGACTCAGAGGTGTACGACTACATCTTCCATCCGGGCCTGTCCACCAACGACGAGATTACCGACGTCTCCGGCCGTGGTGTCGGGATGGACGTCGTGAAGACCACTGTCGAGTCGCTCGACGGGGCCGTCTCGGTCGAGAGCGAACCCGGGCAGGGGAGTACAGTCAACATCCGACTCCCCGTGTCGGTGGCGATTATCAAGGTCCTGTTCGTGCAGGTCGACGACCGCGAGTTCGGCGTTCCCATCAAGTACATCGACGAGATTAGCCGCCGTGAACGGGTGCAGTCGGTCAACGGTGCGGAAGTCATCGTCCACGAAGACACGATCTTCCCGCTGATTCGCCTTCGCGAAGCACTGGAAATCGACGCCCCCGAACTCGACCACGGGATGGTCGTTCGCATCCGCCCCGACGACAGACAGGTCGCACTTCACTGTGACGGCGTGACCAAACAGGAAGAAGTCGTCGTGACGCCGCTCCAAGGGCCGCTCTCCGGCGTCGACGGACTGTCCGGCACCGCCGTCATCGGCGACGGAAACGTCATCCCGATTCTCGACGTTTCGACGCTCGAACTCCCCGCCGAAGGGAAGCACGCGATGCGCGAGTTCGACCCGAGTGAACTCCCGAACACCGTCGAGGAGGCGGCAGACTGA
- a CDS encoding SRPBCC family protein, with protein MLLEESTRVHASPEDIYRFFETMDENYERWHPDHIEFRWTDGNGLVQGAEAYFEERIAGKIQQKTVRFTDIVPCEHIEFTPTSRLVGLLMPSISFTIDSHEDGCDLTQRIKVRTGPIGARLNRREFDAVREHIKEEGENLKTILETEAISTS; from the coding sequence ATGCTATTAGAGGAATCTACGAGAGTACACGCCTCTCCGGAAGACATCTACCGCTTTTTCGAAACGATGGATGAAAATTACGAGCGATGGCATCCAGATCACATTGAATTCAGATGGACCGACGGAAACGGGTTAGTGCAGGGAGCAGAAGCCTACTTCGAGGAACGAATCGCGGGAAAGATACAGCAGAAGACCGTGCGGTTCACGGACATCGTTCCTTGCGAACACATCGAGTTCACACCAACATCACGGCTTGTTGGGCTACTCATGCCATCAATTAGCTTTACTATCGATTCTCACGAGGACGGCTGTGACCTAACTCAGCGAATCAAGGTCCGCACTGGACCGATCGGTGCTCGACTCAACCGGCGTGAATTCGATGCCGTTCGGGAACATATAAAAGAAGAAGGTGAGAATTTGAAGACCATCCTTGAAACCGAAGCTATCAGTACTTCCTAA